The proteins below come from a single Cannabis sativa cultivar Pink pepper isolate KNU-18-1 chromosome 3, ASM2916894v1, whole genome shotgun sequence genomic window:
- the LOC133036332 gene encoding WUSCHEL-related homeobox 1, with translation MWMMGYNDHHHHGGGELKDSFNITTARKLRPLIPRPLHQQQQQQQQQQPTNPNNNINNNFQTTQQYHQLVSNTNTNTSTDYHHHQNMMMMMSKKELNIGQQVVVSSRWNPTPEQLRALEELYRRGTRTPSAEQIQHITAQLRRYGKIEGKNVFYWFQNHKARERQKRRRQIMESSSSSSLSPDNDNQNHQEEMTLLEGSNNNNKTKNWVPTSTSTNTLLEECNVSIERSGKATGESDQWTHHHHDHHHHQFNQGELQQQQQQQHRRNFITERNATWQTMQLSCLPLLPTTCHVITTTNNNPNPNPNPNITTTAATSLLLTTTSTMGQRQSLLNYNYNNKNNNIDIFKTTPYRDENYHEEEEDEDHEDEEESQTLELFPLRSGNYYNTEKENDVSANGIATSVTTTNTTTCQFIEFLPLKQ, from the exons ATGTGGATGATGGGTTAtaatgatcatcatcatcatggtGGAGGAGAGCTTAAAGATTCATTCAACATTACCACAGCTAGAAAACTTCGTCCTCTAATTCCAAGACCActtcatcaacaacaacaacaacaacaacaacaacaaccaacaAACcctaataacaatattaacaacAATTTCCAAACCACTCAACAATATCATCAACTCG TGTCTAACACGAACACGAACACGAGTACTGATTACCATCATCATCAgaatatgatgatgatgatgagtaaGAAAGAGTTGAACATTGGTCAACAAGTTGTAGTGAGTTCGCGGTGGAACCCTACACCCGAACAACTACGAGCTCTCGAGGAGCTTTATAGGCGCGGGACTAGAACCCCGTCGGCCGAGCAAATTCAACACATTACGGCTCAACTTCGACGGTATGGGAAAATTGAAGGAAAAAATGTTTTCTATTGGTTTCAAAATCATAAAGCTAGAGAGAGACAGAAGAGACGCCGTCAAATTATGGAGTCATCTTCGTCTTCATCATTATCTCCTGATAATGATAATCAAAATCATCAGGAAGAAATGACATTATTag AAGGaagtaacaataataataagacaAAGAACTGGGTACCCACTAGTACTAGTACTAATACTCTTTTAGAG GAATGTAATGTTTCAATAGAAAGGTCAGGAAAAGCAACAGGAGAATCTGATCAATggactcatcatcatcatgatcatcatcatcatcaattcAACCAAGGAGAattacaacaacaacaacaacaacagcatAGAAGAAACTTTATTACAGAAAGGAATGCCACGTGGCAGACAATGCAGTTGTCTtgtcttcctcttcttcccacTACTTGCCACGTCATCACCACCACCAACaacaaccctaaccctaaccctaaccctaatATTACCACTACTGCAGCCACCTCATTGTTACTTACTACAACATCAACAATGGGACAAAGACAAAGTCtccttaattataattataataataagaacAATAATATTGATATTTTCAAAACGACACCGTATAGAGATGAAAATTATCATGAGGAAGAAGAGGATGAGGATCATGAGGATGAGGAGGAGTCTCAAACCCTAGAGCTGTTTCCACTTAGAAGTGGCAATTATTACAACACTGAGAAAGAGAATGATGTTTCGGCCAATGGTATCGCGACAAGTGTCACTACTACTAATACCACTACTTGCCAGTTCATTGAGTTTCTTCCATTAAAGCAATGA